One window from the genome of Dermacentor silvarum isolate Dsil-2018 chromosome 5, BIME_Dsil_1.4, whole genome shotgun sequence encodes:
- the LOC125945744 gene encoding uncharacterized protein LOC125945744 encodes MRNKSASKRQPESAESQEGNTVMKRCITFMQKKKAASKLLFQTCSKEDGASIKQHTPRTKDELLPATTRPLCGLWLLLQESLPSTPWSSSQEPPSTLTERGWSRICKDFTPQTKKRMQKHFDEISSVRRTVSRLKRASAIIPPARILAESSRYLNKDFLEILHVEMHLQPLNKHGRRWPKEFSQFTLP; translated from the exons atgcggaacaagtctgcatcgaaacggCAGCCAGAGTCTGCTGAGAGTCAGGAAggcaataccg TAATGAAGCGGTGCATCACGTTCATGCAGAAAAAGAAGgcagca tcaAAACTTCTGTTCCAAACGTGCAGTAAAGAGGATGGCGCCAGTATAAAGCAACACACTCCACGCACTAAAGACGagctacttcctgctacaacaaggccattgtgtggactttggctgctactacaag aatctTTACCAAGCACACCttggtcctcatcacaggagcccccatctaccctgacagaaaggggctggagccgaatttGCAAGGATTTTACACCACAAACCAAGAAGCGGATGCAGAAGCATTTCGATGAGATATCAAGTGTacggaggactgtgtcaagactgaaaagagcctcagccatcattccaccagcacggatattggccgagtcatccaggtacctcaacaaagactttctagaaattcttcatgttgagatgcatctgcaaccattgaacaagcacggaagacgctggccaaaagagttcagTCAGTTTAcacttccttaa
- the LOC125945430 gene encoding BEN domain-containing protein 5-like: MCYFDNVGMDIFSFQFHLAEGIVISANQAAKILNNKKATLVCKDTVQAIWGTDVLVNRSVSGVAAPKLRAAGELPKQPLTPTKLNVVTATVRYWGQLKGEDVTTAVASITKLLSEKIQDVRKSSKRLALAKENHSM; the protein is encoded by the exons ATGTGTTATTTTGACAATGTGGGTATGGATATCTTTTCGTTTCAGTTTCATCTGGCAGAAGGTATCGTTATATCTGCAAATCAAGCAGCAAAAATCCTAAACAACAAGAAGGCAACACTTGTGTGCAAAGACACCGTCCAAGCAATATGGGGCACGGATGTCCTTGTGAACCGAAGTGTGAGTGGCGTTGCTGCCCCCAAGCTCAGAGCAGCTGGGGAGTTGCCGAAGCAGCCACTTACACCCACGAAATTGAACGTCGTGACAG CCACAGTCCGCTACTGGGGCCAGTTAAAGGGCGAAGATGTGACCACAGCTGTGGCCTCCATTACCAAGCTTCTCTCCGAGAAGATACAAGACGTGAGGAAATCGAGCAAGCGACTGGCGCTAGCCAAAGAAAATCATAGCATGTGA